Proteins encoded by one window of Filimonas effusa:
- a CDS encoding sensor histidine kinase: MFTTKNLSPNQLSAFTALILSIPIGLGFYIVRPDVVISVSAFLITFAGSYFLIRFVLQWFIYRKIKLIYKFIYQTKASKKEEMYYKYILPQKSIDEVREDVEQWAEQQRKEIAVLKTNEAYRKEFLQNLAHEFKTPIFAIQGYVDTLLNGALENTEIATRFLENTSKNVVRMVNLASDLDEISRLESGEQPLYKENFIIQDMIREVYESLSIKSSQRNIKCTIKKGCEAPIAVFADKEKIRQVIINLVANAIKYGKKDGHIVASVYKTDEKHALIEISDDGIGIGEEHLPRIFERFYRTDRGRSRDVGGTGLGLAICKHIIEAHNHVMHVRSKLDIGTTLGFTLDIKKE, translated from the coding sequence ATGTTTACTACTAAAAACCTCTCGCCGAATCAGTTGTCGGCCTTTACGGCTCTGATCCTGTCCATTCCCATCGGATTGGGATTTTATATTGTGCGTCCGGATGTGGTGATCAGCGTCTCGGCATTCCTCATCACTTTTGCGGGCAGTTATTTTCTTATCAGGTTTGTGTTGCAATGGTTTATTTACCGTAAGATAAAACTGATCTATAAATTCATTTACCAGACGAAGGCTTCGAAAAAGGAGGAGATGTATTATAAATATATTCTTCCTCAAAAAAGCATTGACGAGGTAAGGGAAGATGTGGAGCAGTGGGCTGAACAGCAGCGCAAGGAGATTGCCGTACTTAAAACGAACGAGGCTTATCGCAAGGAGTTTTTGCAGAACCTGGCTCATGAGTTCAAGACGCCGATCTTTGCTATACAGGGTTATGTTGACACCCTGCTTAACGGGGCGCTTGAAAATACGGAGATAGCGACGCGTTTTCTTGAAAATACGTCCAAGAATGTGGTTCGTATGGTGAACCTGGCAAGCGACCTGGATGAGATATCCCGTCTTGAGAGTGGCGAGCAGCCTTTGTATAAAGAAAACTTCATTATCCAGGATATGATCCGTGAGGTGTACGAATCGCTGTCGATCAAGAGCAGCCAGCGTAATATCAAGTGCACTATCAAAAAGGGCTGCGAGGCTCCTATTGCGGTGTTTGCGGATAAGGAGAAGATACGCCAGGTTATCATCAACCTTGTGGCCAATGCCATCAAATACGGTAAAAAGGATGGTCATATTGTTGCCAGCGTGTATAAGACTGATGAGAAGCATGCGCTTATAGAAATCAGTGATGATGGCATTGGTATTGGTGAAGAGCATTTACCCCGCATATTTGAAAGGTTTTACCGCACTGACCGCGGGCGCAGCCGTGATGTAGGCGGCACCGGGCTGGGGCTGGCGATATGTAAGCATATCATAGAGGCGCATAATCATGTCATGCATGTGCGGAGCAAGCTGGATATAGGGACTACGCTTGGGTTTACGCTGGATATCAAGAAGGAGTAA
- a CDS encoding FUSC family protein, giving the protein MIDPGKFRSHTGITPYEFVEYIIKCVTGVSAIFPLFMLFPDWHDDIYWMIISLMISMTYNNESKAAIERMRGNVIGSIVGGGCWFLKAFLTRFGTIAVNQNAALLICIIIGLVVIITACAGLRMISVARTALVGFFIVIIYEDHHHSWQGAVIRSASVVAGCMAGLCINKSFAWGSRVLFGEKMKGTGKGADGDSIY; this is encoded by the coding sequence ATGATTGATCCGGGCAAGTTCCGCTCCCATACGGGCATTACCCCCTACGAGTTTGTTGAGTATATTATAAAGTGTGTAACAGGTGTATCGGCTATTTTCCCGTTGTTCATGCTTTTCCCGGACTGGCACGATGATATTTACTGGATGATCATTTCGCTGATGATCTCCATGACCTATAATAATGAGAGCAAGGCGGCTATAGAGCGGATGCGGGGGAATGTGATAGGTTCTATTGTAGGAGGAGGATGCTGGTTCCTGAAAGCCTTTCTCACCCGGTTTGGCACCATAGCGGTTAACCAGAATGCGGCTTTACTTATTTGTATCATCATTGGTCTTGTAGTTATTATTACGGCTTGTGCGGGCCTTAGGATGATAAGTGTTGCCAGGACGGCGCTGGTGGGCTTTTTTATTGTTATTATTTATGAAGATCATCATCATTCGTGGCAGGGTGCTGTTATAAGGTCGGCGTCGGTGGTAGCGGGGTGTATGGCGGGGCTTTGCATTAATAAGTCGTTTGCCTGGGGTAGCAGGGTTTTGTTTGGGGAGAAGATGAAGGGTACGGGCAAGGGGGCTGACGGAGATAGTATTTATTGA
- a CDS encoding response regulator transcription factor, whose product MDSKGKKVLIADDEPDILEIIGYNLRKEGYETHTAKDGEDALQKAKQLDPDLIILDIMMPKKTGVQVCELLRAQPAFQDTLIIFLTAMSDEASHIKGFETGADDYVNKPISPKVLTSRVNALFRRVNKEDGKTLQIGNISIDPVKFVVAVDGKEVILAKKEFELLHLLASRPGRVFLRNEILSQVWGTDVIVGDRTIDVHIRKIRQKLGIDCITTVKGVGYKFDI is encoded by the coding sequence ATGGACTCCAAGGGAAAGAAAGTGTTGATAGCAGATGACGAACCGGATATATTAGAGATCATAGGTTATAATTTGCGCAAAGAAGGCTATGAAACCCATACTGCCAAAGATGGCGAAGATGCCCTCCAGAAAGCCAAACAACTCGACCCCGACCTCATTATCCTGGACATCATGATGCCTAAAAAGACGGGCGTTCAGGTTTGTGAATTACTTCGCGCCCAGCCTGCCTTCCAGGACACGCTTATTATTTTTCTGACAGCGATGAGTGACGAAGCCTCTCATATCAAGGGGTTTGAGACCGGCGCTGACGATTATGTAAATAAACCCATTAGCCCCAAAGTTCTCACGAGCCGGGTGAATGCGCTTTTCCGTCGGGTAAACAAGGAAGACGGCAAAACCCTGCAAATTGGCAATATCAGTATAGACCCGGTGAAGTTTGTGGTAGCGGTAGACGGGAAAGAGGTGATACTTGCCAAAAAAGAGTTTGAACTGTTACACCTGCTGGCTTCGAGGCCGGGACGCGTGTTTTTGCGCAACGAGATCCTGAGCCAGGTGTGGGGAACTGATGTTATTGTAGGCGATCGTACCATTGACGTTCATATCCGCAAAATACGGCAGAAATTAGGCATCGACTGTATCACCACAGTTAAGGGGGTTGGCTACAAATTCGACATTTAG